The Stigmatella ashevillena genomic sequence CCCGGGGTGGCGGAGCGTTTCCTCGAAGATCTCCGGGCGGCCGTGGCGCACGTCCGGGAGAACCCAGGGGAGAAGGGGACGATGGCGCCTGTCTACGGCATGGCCGGTACGGTGCCCTTCCGCGGGCTGCTGAGCGATCTGCTCAAGAAATACATGGATCTGCTCTATAAAGTGTAATCAATATTTTGATAACAAATCAATGAACCCTGGTTGAAACCAGACAAGATGCCTCTCCAGTGGGACCGGTTTTCCCGGCCGGTGAGAGGTTCAATAGTGTGGGGACCACTCCGCGGAGAGAGGACCGACACATGAAAATGAACGGGAAGAAGAATCGAATGAGGGGTTTGCGTCAGGCGGCCCGGCTCACGGCGGTGTTGGGGGCCATGGCGGTCGTGGCCCATGCGCCCTTGGCGGGGGGCGCCTCGCGAGTGGATCCGGTCCCCGTCGAAGAAATCTTCCTCGTCTCCAAGGTGGAGGGGGGGGCCGTGAGCAAGGACGGCGGCCCCACGCGCCAAGGAACGCTCCTGAGCCAGCTCATCGGGAGCGAGCTGCTGGGAGGCATCTTCGGCGGCGCCGGAGATGAAGGGGAAGGGGAAGGGGGAGGGGGCGCAGGGGGCGCAGGTAACTTGCTGGGCGGATTCCTGGGCGCTCTCTAAGCCTTGTCCTTCCCGGAGCCGTGGGCCCGGACACCCTGCCGGGCGTCACGGCTTCGCGCCCGGTTGGGGTGGCAAGGATTACTCCCCGCCGCAGACCTTGCTCTGGGCGCAGTCCCCGTTGATGACCTTGAGCTCGTCAATCAGGCTGTTGCAGTCCATGGCCTTGATGGCATCCAGACAGACCTGGAGGTTGTCTCCGTGGATGCGGTCATCACAGCTGGCCACGGGCCACTTGTCATTCCAGAAGGCCTTGCGCTGTGTCTCGCACTCGCCGCGGCTGGCGTAGGCTTTGCCCGTACCGATTTCACCGCACTGCTCGAAGTTGTCGCAGAGGTTGTCGCTCGCGGCGTTCACCGCATCGGACTGCCGGTCCGTCAGGTCCGCCACCGTGGCATCGCCACAGCCCCACAGACACAAAGCCCCCACCATCGCCGCCCATGTTTTTCTGGTCATGAGGGCGAGATAGGGGCGTGGCATGCCTCCCGCAAGGGCCAGGGCCCCGGCGGGGAGCGGGGGCCGTGGACTACCCGACAGCGGGGGGATTGTCGAAGCCCTTGGGCCCATGCACCTTGCTGCTCCAAGGGTGGAAACGGCCCAGGCGTCTGCCATTGGGAAGCGGCAGACAACCGGCCAGCCGTTGGCTTTACCGTCCGGTCAGCCCCGAGGCGCACGCGACAGACGCCTCGGGGGAACCGGTCCGGCTCAGGCCGCCTGGGCGCGGCGGCGGCGGCCCAGGGCGTACCGGCTCAGGAGCAGCAGTCCCAGCCAGAAGCCGGCATCGGCGCTGGAGGTGGCGCCACAGCCGCAGCCGCCGCTGCTCTCCTTCTCCTGGACGGTGACGTTCACCGGGACGGAGTTCGCCGTGTTGCCCGCGCTGTCGGTGATGACTGCCGTGATGACGTGCACGCCGGCTGGGACCGTGCCGCTGTCCCAGGTCGCCGTCAGCACCGTGTCCGTGCCGGTAGCGATCTGCTTCCCATCCACCAGGAGGGTCAGTTGGGCCAGCGTGGTTCCCGCGTCCACCGTGCCCTCGGCGGTGAGTGTCACCTTTCCGGAGACGGTGGCTCCGTCGGTCGGCGCGGTGACCACCACCGTGGGCTGGAGGAAGGCCGTGACCGTGGTCTGGGCCGTGACGGTCAGCAGGGGATTCTCGGTGTCCGTCAGGGTGAGCGCCGTCAGGCCCGGGCCCGTGAATGTCACGGAGACGCCGCTGGGCAGCGCTCCCTGAACGAACGCCACGGGGGCTGGCAGGAGGGCCTGGGGATCCGTGCTCGTCGCCTGGACCGTGCCGCCGTAGGCCTCGGCCAGGTTGTCATGGGCGTCCACCGCATGGGCGGAGAGCGTCACTGCCTGTCCCGTGGTGACGCTGGCCGGGAGCTCCAGGGTGAGCCGGGCGGCCGGGCCCGCGATGACCGCGAAGGGGCTGCTCGTCGCGCCGAGGGCACCCGGAGCACTTGCCAGCAGCGTGTACCGGGAGGCGGCCTTGCGAAGGGCGAGGCCCTCGAACGTCGCCACTCCGTGGACGGTGGTGGCCGTGGAGGGGCCGGACAGTGTGCCGTTGGAGGCGTTCTCGCCCAGGCTCAGCGTTACGGTCAATCCGTCGTAGGGAAGCGCGTTGCCCTGCGCGTCCTGCACCTCCACCTGCACGGTGAACGGGGCCCCTGCGGTGAAGCGGCCCGAGTCCGGCAAGGGGCGGAAGACGAGTTGTGCCACGAGCTGCTCGACGATGGTGAAGGCGTTGCTCGTCACGGTGGGCAGCGCGTCCGTGCTGGCCGTGAGGGTGTAGCCCTGCGCCGCGCGGTTGAGTGCCAGGTCCGCGAAGGTGGCCACGCCGTTGACTGCGGCCACCGTCTTCGTACCGGACAGCGTGCCGCCACCGGGGTTGGCGCCCAGGGCCATCGTGACGGCCGACGTGGAGCCCGTGACGAGATTGCCGAAGGCATCCTGGACGGAGACCCGGACCGCCGGGTTGAAGGCGGTGTTCACCTGTCCCAGGCCCGGTTGCACGGTGAAGGCCAGGGCTGCCGCCGCGCCTGGAGTGATGTCGAAGGCGGTGCTGGTGGCCTCCGTCACGCCGTCCGCCTGGGCCCTCAGCCGATAGCCTGTCCCCACCTGACGGATGGACAAGTCATTGAACGTCGCGACCCCGTTGAGGGCATCCACCGTGGGCGTTCCCATCAGCGTCGCGCTGGAAGCACCCTGGAGCGAGAGGTTCACGGGCAGGGCGCTCGCCACCGGATTGCCCTGGGCGTCCTGGAACTCCACGGAGACGGTGCCCAGCGTGGAACCCGCCGAGGCGCTCTGGGGCTGGAGCTTGAAGGCCAGACGGCTGGGCGCACTGGCGAGGACGTCGAAGGCGGTGCTGGTGGCGCTGGTGAGCGAGGTGGCGGAGGCGGTCAGGGTGTAGCCGGTGCCCGCGCGCTGGATGGACAGGTTCTCAAAAGTAGCCACGCCCTGGAGGGCGTCCACCGTGAGGGTTCCGCCGAGCGCGCCGCCCGAGGGGTTCGTGTCCAGGGCCAGGGTGACGGCCTGGGCCGCGTCCGGAACGGTGTTTCCGTAGGCGTCGGTGATGGCCACCTTCACCGGAGGGGTCAGAACCGCTCCCGCCACGCCGTTGCCCGGTTGGACACGGAAGGCGAGCGCCGCCGCGCTCCCGGGCGTGATGTCGAAGGCGGCGCTGATGACCTCAGGCAAACCTGCCGACTGCGCGGTGAGCGTGTAGCCCTCCGCGGCCTCGCGGATGGAGAGATCCTCGAAGATGGCCACGCCGCTGACGGCGGCCACCGTGGAGGTGCCTTGCAGCGTGCCACCCGTGGCCCCACCCAGGCTGAGCGTCACCTGGGCTGTGGCGTTGGTGTCGCGGTTGCCTTCCAGATCCTGGAACTCCACTTCGAGGGAGCCGAGCACCTGGCCTGCCTGGGTGTTGGCCGGGGCGGCCCGGAAGACGAGCCGTGCCGCGGGGCC encodes the following:
- a CDS encoding DUF6184 family natural product biosynthesis lipoprotein, giving the protein MPRPYLALMTRKTWAAMVGALCLWGCGDATVADLTDRQSDAVNAASDNLCDNFEQCGEIGTGKAYASRGECETQRKAFWNDKWPVASCDDRIHGDNLQVCLDAIKAMDCNSLIDELKVINGDCAQSKVCGGE